One window of Acidobacteriaceae bacterium genomic DNA carries:
- the feoB gene encoding ferrous iron transport protein B — protein MDCCTPTSTAAVAEPPVTTPEISTNGSKNVKQRTGRIRTIALIGPPNCGKSTLFNRLTGMRQKVANYPGVTVEHHSGTMKSFGRPDLTLIDLPGIYSLATYSEDARVAVDVLKGNMPGVPAPDAVLLVLDCMHLNRQLMLAAPILSLGLPTLVLLNMSDLLEARGGKIEPLSLAHELGHPVALISAAKGTGMDRIRDFLDQFNEFPLTRPGSARLPIIQSPASCRKWAGQVSTRSHFEQPESPLWTRRLDSILLHRVWGPLIFLVVVIAVFQVVFSIGQPLSDGLGDLLTRAGNFVAQSLPDNWIRALLREGIWNGVQSVLVFLPQILLLFLFIGILEDSGYLARAALIADRVMRAIGLNGKAFIPLLSAYACAVPAIMATRTIENKRERLATILIAPFMTCSARLPVYTLIIAAFVPDRHIIGHLVGLRATVMLSLYALGFLMALFTAKLLNSRVMKASSAPFVLELPQYRWPTPRSLALRLYDRGKLFVKKAGTIILACTFVVWLLSVLPVHGGHFSDLSSSVIGHIGQFIAPVIHPLGFDWKIGIGLLSSIVAREVIVGTLGTLYGVDPSTHAASLQQALHHDLGIGGAIALVVFFAFAMQCTSTIAVVRRETNSWKWPALQFAYMSCAAYLGALLTNQLFLHLF, from the coding sequence ATGGACTGCTGCACTCCGACATCTACCGCAGCTGTTGCCGAGCCACCGGTAACCACTCCGGAAATCTCTACGAATGGTTCGAAGAACGTCAAGCAGCGCACCGGCCGCATTCGGACCATCGCGCTTATCGGTCCGCCCAACTGCGGCAAGTCCACGCTTTTCAACCGGCTGACCGGGATGCGACAGAAGGTCGCCAACTACCCTGGCGTCACCGTCGAGCACCACTCCGGCACGATGAAGAGCTTCGGCCGTCCGGACCTCACGCTGATCGACCTGCCGGGCATCTACTCGCTCGCAACTTACTCTGAGGACGCCCGCGTCGCGGTCGATGTGCTGAAGGGCAACATGCCCGGCGTGCCCGCGCCAGATGCCGTCCTGCTCGTGCTCGACTGCATGCACCTCAACCGGCAGCTCATGCTCGCCGCGCCGATTCTTTCGCTCGGTCTGCCGACGCTCGTGCTGCTGAATATGTCGGACCTGCTCGAAGCCCGCGGCGGCAAGATCGAACCGCTCTCGCTTGCGCATGAGCTCGGCCATCCGGTCGCCCTGATCAGCGCTGCGAAGGGCACCGGGATGGATCGCATCCGCGACTTCCTCGACCAGTTCAACGAGTTCCCGCTCACGCGACCCGGCTCCGCGCGCCTGCCCATCATTCAGAGCCCGGCCTCCTGCCGCAAGTGGGCCGGCCAGGTCTCCACACGCAGTCACTTCGAGCAGCCCGAATCGCCGCTGTGGACGCGCCGCCTCGACTCCATCCTGCTGCATCGCGTCTGGGGTCCGCTCATCTTTCTTGTGGTTGTCATCGCGGTCTTCCAGGTTGTCTTCTCGATCGGCCAGCCACTCAGTGACGGCCTCGGCGATCTGCTCACGCGCGCCGGCAACTTCGTCGCGCAATCTCTGCCGGACAACTGGATTCGCGCGCTATTGCGCGAGGGAATCTGGAACGGCGTGCAATCGGTGCTCGTCTTCCTTCCGCAGATTCTCCTCCTCTTCCTCTTCATTGGCATCCTTGAGGACTCTGGCTATCTCGCGCGCGCCGCTCTCATTGCGGACCGCGTGATGCGTGCGATCGGCCTCAATGGCAAAGCGTTCATCCCTCTGCTCTCCGCGTATGCCTGCGCTGTGCCTGCCATCATGGCCACACGCACCATCGAGAACAAGCGCGAGCGCCTCGCAACGATTCTCATCGCACCGTTCATGACCTGCTCTGCGCGGCTGCCGGTCTACACGCTCATCATCGCGGCGTTCGTTCCGGACCGCCACATCATTGGGCATCTCGTTGGCTTGCGCGCAACCGTCATGCTTAGTCTGTACGCGCTCGGCTTCCTCATGGCTCTTTTCACGGCGAAGCTGCTCAACTCGCGCGTAATGAAGGCGTCGTCCGCGCCGTTCGTGCTGGAGCTCCCGCAGTACCGCTGGCCTACGCCGCGCTCGCTCGCGCTGCGGCTCTATGATCGCGGCAAGCTCTTCGTGAAAAAGGCCGGAACCATCATCCTGGCCTGCACATTCGTTGTCTGGTTGCTCAGCGTTCTTCCAGTCCACGGCGGTCATTTCTCTGATCTTTCCTCGAGCGTCATCGGCCACATCGGCCAATTCATCGCTCCGGTCATTCACCCTCTCGGCTTCGACTGGAAGATCGGCATCGGCCTGCTGAGCTCGATCGTCGCGCGCGAAGTCATCGTCGGCACACTTGGCACGCTGTATGGCGTCGATCCCTCTACGCATGCGGCGAGTCTGCAGCAGGCGCTGCACCACGATCTCGGCATCGGCGGCGCGATTGCACTCGTCGTCTTCTTTGCCTTCGCGATGCAGTGCACTTCAACAATTGCGGTAGTACGTCGCGAGACGAATAGCTGGAAGTGGCCCGCCCTGCAATTTGCGTATATGAGCTGCGCGGCGTATCTCGGCGCGCTGCTAACGAATCAGCTTTTCCTGCATCTCTTCTAA
- a CDS encoding FeoA family protein: MALSDLRVGQSAILEALELPDKVSDHLAHLGFLPGANVEVLRRAPAGDPTVYRIDGVEVALRKETARHITVELDAPGARAALTGKN, encoded by the coding sequence ATGGCCCTCAGCGATCTCCGAGTTGGACAATCCGCAATCCTCGAAGCGCTGGAGCTCCCGGACAAGGTCAGCGACCACCTCGCCCACCTTGGTTTCCTTCCCGGAGCCAATGTCGAAGTCCTCCGCCGCGCTCCCGCCGGCGATCCTACGGTCTACCGGATAGATGGCGTTGAGGTTGCTCTCCGCAAGGAAACCGCCCGTCACATTACCGTGGAACTCGATGCTCCCGGAGCCCGGGCAGCCCTCACCGGGAAGAATTAG